In Providencia sneebia DSM 19967, one DNA window encodes the following:
- a CDS encoding AAA family ATPase — protein sequence MNFIFAEYDVIDASLRGCIINLFARYQAKIHLIYLEVPYKQWIQQNKQRKYRVPDDAMARMLRKLEFPTIDEAHQVSYFINGEFQALE from the coding sequence TTGAACTTTATTTTTGCGGAATACGACGTCATTGATGCTTCCTTAAGAGGGTGCATTATTAATCTATTTGCTCGTTATCAGGCAAAAATTCATCTTATTTATTTGGAAGTACCTTATAAACAGTGGATACAGCAGAATAAGCAACGAAAATATCGAGTTCCTGATGATGCGATGGCTCGAATGTTAAGAAAGTTGGAGTTTCCAACCATTGATGAAGCACATCAAGTTTCGTACTTCATCAATGGTGAATTTCAAGCTTTAGAAT
- a CDS encoding CitMHS family transporter, translating into MLTIIGILIIISIVTLLMMGKASPIIAMSCIPFIGALIAGYSISEISVFFESGINKVSKVATMFLFAILFFSLMKELHIFDPLIRLMVKMTRGNIIIVCVMTTLIAGVVHLDGSGAATFLIIIPALLPLYRQLGMSPYLMLLLMCTSMGIMNMVPWGGPLGRASAVTGIDAATLWQGLIPVQIIGMIGAAGFAVIMGMREKRRIAKAALHGTTPYQMDSLLPENEQMADLNEPGHKPQKPWINGGLIIIAIACLAFGLLSAPYVFMIALSLALLINYPNPRDQMKVLSAHAPQALGMVAIIFAAGAFLGILSDGGMLKSIAEDLTAILPKEWISKIHIFVGILGVPMDIFTSTDAYYFALLPIIQQIAETAGVDPSAVVYAMAIGNNAGTFVSPFSPAAWLAMGLAGIDMGRHLRYSFGWIWLFSFFTLGVGAMLGLY; encoded by the coding sequence GTGCTAACAATTATTGGTATCTTGATTATTATTTCAATAGTAACGTTGCTAATGATGGGAAAAGCCAGTCCCATCATTGCTATGTCTTGTATTCCCTTTATTGGTGCGTTAATTGCTGGATATTCAATATCTGAAATATCAGTGTTTTTTGAAAGTGGCATTAATAAAGTCTCTAAAGTAGCAACAATGTTTTTGTTTGCTATTTTGTTCTTTAGTTTGATGAAAGAACTGCATATTTTTGATCCATTAATTCGTTTAATGGTCAAAATGACACGTGGTAATATCATCATCGTCTGTGTGATGACAACATTAATTGCAGGTGTTGTTCATCTGGATGGTTCTGGTGCCGCCACTTTTTTAATTATTATTCCTGCACTTTTACCACTTTATCGCCAACTTGGAATGAGTCCTTATTTAATGTTATTGCTGATGTGTACCAGTATGGGAATAATGAATATGGTTCCTTGGGGGGGGCCATTAGGTCGGGCATCTGCTGTAACGGGGATTGATGCCGCAACATTGTGGCAAGGGCTCATTCCTGTACAAATTATTGGCATGATAGGTGCTGCGGGGTTCGCTGTTATTATGGGAATGCGTGAAAAACGCCGAATTGCGAAAGCTGCTCTGCATGGAACAACGCCATATCAAATGGACTCATTGTTACCTGAAAATGAGCAAATGGCCGATCTCAATGAACCTGGTCATAAACCGCAAAAACCTTGGATTAATGGTGGCTTGATTATTATTGCAATTGCCTGTTTAGCCTTTGGATTATTGTCCGCACCTTATGTATTTATGATTGCACTGTCATTGGCATTATTGATTAATTATCCAAATCCAAGAGATCAAATGAAAGTTTTATCTGCCCATGCACCGCAGGCATTAGGTATGGTGGCGATTATTTTTGCAGCGGGGGCTTTTTTAGGCATTTTATCTGATGGTGGGATGTTGAAATCGATAGCTGAGGATTTAACAGCAATATTACCAAAAGAGTGGATCTCAAAAATTCATATTTTTGTCGGAATACTTGGTGTACCAATGGATATATTCACCAGTACTGATGCCTATTATTTTGCACTATTACCAATCATTCAACAAATTGCAGAAACCGCAGGTGTTGATCCTTCAGCAGTTGTTTATGCAATGGCAATTGGTAATAACGCAGGAACGTTTGTTAGTCCATTTTCACCCGCAGCATGGCTCGCGATGGGATTGGCTGGAATCGATATGGGACGTCATTTACGCTATTCATTTGGCTGGATTTGGTTATTTAGTTTCTTCACACTTGGCGTTGGAGCAATGCTAGGCCTTTATTAA
- a CDS encoding NADH:flavin oxidoreductase/NADH oxidase: protein MSFLFSPKEIGQISLENRVVIPPMCQYSAIDGMPTAWHNAHYMNLALSGASLVIVEATSVVPEGRITYKDLGLWDDNQANLMKEMLANIRQFANARFGIQLAHAGRKASTDLPWLGGASLSAQDEHGWQTVSASSLPFEGSYLPRALSKEEIQHIIQQFVESAKRAEYAGFDMIEIHAAHGYLLHQFLSPLSNNRQDEYGGSFENRSRLLIEIFHEVKKAISENIAIGVRISATDWIEGGWNLEESIQLAKYLETLQCDYINVSSGGLSGKQQIPVSPNYQVPLAEAIHKQTNMPVIAVGLITEPIQAEAIIATGQADFIAVGRGILFDPRWPWHAAAQLNHTIQVAPQYLRCAPHQFKNLFK, encoded by the coding sequence ATGAGTTTTCTTTTTTCCCCCAAAGAGATAGGACAAATTTCACTGGAGAATCGGGTTGTTATTCCTCCTATGTGTCAATATTCAGCAATAGATGGCATGCCAACGGCTTGGCATAACGCGCATTATATGAATCTGGCACTTTCAGGCGCATCCCTTGTTATTGTTGAAGCAACTTCCGTTGTCCCAGAAGGTAGGATCACTTACAAAGACCTTGGTTTATGGGATGATAATCAAGCAAATTTAATGAAAGAGATGCTTGCTAATATCCGTCAATTTGCCAATGCGCGCTTTGGTATTCAGTTAGCTCACGCTGGACGAAAAGCCTCTACGGATCTTCCTTGGCTTGGTGGTGCAAGTCTATCAGCACAGGATGAACATGGTTGGCAGACCGTTTCCGCTTCATCTTTACCTTTTGAAGGATCTTATCTACCACGCGCATTAAGCAAGGAAGAAATCCAACATATCATCCAACAATTTGTGGAATCCGCTAAACGTGCTGAATATGCGGGGTTTGATATGATTGAGATACATGCAGCTCATGGCTATTTATTGCATCAATTCCTATCGCCATTATCCAATAACCGCCAAGATGAATATGGTGGAAGTTTTGAAAACCGCTCACGTCTTTTAATCGAGATCTTTCATGAAGTCAAAAAAGCGATATCTGAAAATATTGCTATTGGTGTGCGGATCTCAGCGACAGATTGGATTGAAGGTGGTTGGAATCTAGAAGAATCAATTCAATTAGCAAAATATCTCGAAACATTACAATGTGATTATATCAATGTTTCTTCCGGTGGGTTATCAGGAAAACAACAGATCCCTGTTTCTCCTAATTACCAAGTTCCTTTGGCTGAAGCCATCCATAAGCAAACCAATATGCCTGTTATTGCTGTAGGATTAATTACGGAGCCAATTCAAGCAGAAGCAATTATTGCTACTGGACAAGCTGATTTTATTGCAGTTGGTCGAGGAATACTCTTTGATCCACGTTGGCCATGGCATGCTGCTGCACAATTAAACCATACCATTCAGGTTGCACCGCAATATTTACGCTGTGCACCACACCAATTTAAAAATTTATTTAAATAA
- a CDS encoding DASS family sodium-coupled anion symporter: MNKLTPLKPIPTLIAVAITLLIWFAIPVPEGVNPDAWHLLALFVGTIAAIIGKALPIGGVSIIAIALVAVTGVTNPNSTKGAIADALSGFSNDLIWLIGISIMVSMSLNKTGLGARIGYYVISLFGKKTLGIAYSLAIAETILAPVTPSNTARGGGIIHPIMRSIADSFGSKAEDGTSGKIGRYLALVNYNINPITSAMFITATAPNPLIVSLIVSEAGGMHELSWSMWAIAAFAPAIVSLILMPLVIYFLYKPEITSTPDAPNFAKERLQQLGSISLPEIITLCVFLLLLMMWAGVPAMLFGPNYAINATTAAFIGLGILLSTGVVSWDDVLKNKGAWDTVVWFSALVMMASFLGKLGLITWMSLSVGSAIDNMGISWAWGALILVLIYVYSHYFFASTTAHITAMFGAFFAAGLALGAPPMLLGLTLAFSSSLMMSLTHYGTGTAPIIFGSGYATLGEWWKTGFVMSVVNLIVWIGLGSLWWKFLGYW, translated from the coding sequence ATGAATAAACTGACACCGCTAAAGCCGATACCCACATTAATAGCTGTTGCAATTACTCTACTCATTTGGTTTGCCATTCCTGTACCTGAAGGTGTTAATCCAGATGCTTGGCATTTGCTTGCATTATTTGTAGGAACAATTGCTGCAATTATTGGGAAAGCTTTGCCTATTGGTGGCGTTTCTATTATTGCGATTGCATTAGTTGCTGTGACTGGTGTAACAAATCCTAATTCAACTAAAGGAGCAATAGCAGATGCATTAAGCGGATTTTCCAATGACCTTATTTGGTTAATTGGTATTTCTATTATGGTTTCAATGAGCTTGAATAAAACGGGACTTGGTGCTCGTATTGGTTATTATGTCATTTCTCTCTTTGGTAAAAAAACATTAGGGATAGCTTATTCACTCGCTATTGCTGAAACAATACTTGCACCGGTAACGCCAAGTAATACAGCTCGTGGTGGTGGTATTATTCACCCAATCATGCGTTCAATAGCAGATAGTTTTGGTTCAAAAGCGGAAGATGGAACCTCGGGTAAAATAGGGCGTTATCTTGCCTTAGTTAACTATAATATTAACCCGATAACCTCTGCAATGTTTATTACAGCAACTGCACCAAACCCATTAATTGTGAGTTTAATTGTGAGTGAAGCAGGGGGAATGCATGAATTAAGTTGGTCAATGTGGGCAATTGCTGCTTTTGCTCCAGCAATAGTTTCTTTGATTTTAATGCCACTTGTGATCTATTTTCTTTATAAACCAGAAATAACTTCGACACCTGATGCACCTAATTTTGCTAAAGAACGTTTACAACAATTAGGATCAATTTCATTACCTGAAATCATTACGCTTTGTGTATTCTTATTGCTCCTCATGATGTGGGCAGGTGTCCCTGCTATGTTGTTTGGTCCTAATTATGCTATTAACGCCACAACGGCTGCTTTTATTGGGCTTGGTATTTTATTATCAACTGGTGTGGTTAGCTGGGATGATGTCTTAAAGAATAAAGGTGCATGGGATACTGTAGTTTGGTTCTCCGCGTTGGTGATGATGGCAAGCTTCTTGGGTAAATTAGGTTTGATCACTTGGATGTCTCTGTCGGTTGGTTCCGCTATTGATAATATGGGGATCAGCTGGGCTTGGGGAGCATTAATACTTGTTCTGATTTATGTTTATTCGCACTATTTCTTTGCAAGTACAACGGCACATATTACCGCAATGTTCGGTGCATTCTTTGCCGCCGGGCTTGCTTTAGGTGCACCTCCAATGTTACTTGGTCTTACTTTAGCATTCTCCTCATCTTTAATGATGTCATTGACCCATTACGGTACAGGTACAGCCCCAATTATCTTCGGTTCGGGATATGCTACATTAGGCGAATGGTGGAAAACAGGGTTTGTAATGAGCGTTGTCAACCTCATCGTTTGGATTGGTCTTGGTAGCCTTTGGTGGAAATTCCTTGGTTACTGGTGA